Within Serratia odorifera, the genomic segment TGTTGAAGTTGATCAGCCAGGCCCCGGCCTGATGTGCCACTTCCTTGCGCAGCGGGTTGGATTCCGCCGCGGTGTTCAGCGCCGAGGTCACCACATAGCCATCGATGCCTTTCACCAGCCAGATACCTGCCAGCAGGAAGCACACCGCCATGATCAGCGTAGCGATCTGCGCCGCAGCGCGTGAACGCAGGTGAATTTCACCGGTGGTACGCATTTGCAGGTAGGTGGCGCCCTGGGTAATCAGCATGGTGAGGCTGACCACACCCGCCAACAGACCGAACGGGTTCAGCAGTTGGAAGAAGTTGCCGGTATAGAACAGACGCAGGTATTCGTCCATATGGAACGGCACGCCTTGCAGCAGGTTGCCGAACGCTACGCCAAACACCAGCGCAGGCACGAAGGAACCAACGAAGATGCCCCAGTCCCACATGTTGCGCCAGCGGCTGTTTTCCAGTTTGGAACGGTAATCAAAACCGACCGGGCGGAAGAACAAGGCGGCCAGCACCAGGATCATCGCCACATAAAAGCCGGAGAATGCGGCGGCGTACACCATCGGCCAGGCGGCAAACAACGCGCCACCGGCGGTGATCAGCCAGACCTGGTTGCCGTCCCAGTGCGGGGCAATGGCGTTGATCATCACCCGGCGTTCGGTATCGGTTTTCCCGATGATGCGCACCAGAATGCCAACGCCCATATCGAAACCATCGGTGACGGCAAAACCAATCAGCAGCACGCCAACCAGCACCCACCAGATAAAGCGTAGTACTTCATAATCAAACATACATGGACTCCTGTTTAGCGCGCTTCCTGCACGGCGGCAGTCGGTTGTTCAAAGTGATAGCGGCCAGTTTTCAGGCTGCTTGGCCCCAAACGCGCAAACTTGAACATCAGGTACATTTCAGCCACCAGGAACAAGGTGTACAAGCCGCAAATCAGCCCCATCGAGAACAGGATGTCGCCCACCGTCAGGGATGAGTTGGCAACCGCCGTTGGCAGCACCTCACCGATAGCCCACGGTTGACGGCCATACTCGGCAACGAACCAGCCGGCTTCTACCGCAATCCATGGCAGCGGCAAGCCGTACAGTGCCGCGCGCAGCAGCCATTTTTTCTGGCCGATGCGGCCGCGCACCACGCTCAGGAACGACAGACCGATGATGATCAGCATCAGCACCCCACAGGCCACCATGATGCGGAAGGCAAAGTACAACGGCGCTACGCGTGGAATGGAGTCTTTGGTTGCCTGGGCAATCTGCGCTTCCGTGGCGTCAACCACGTTCGGCGTATAGCGTTTGAGCAGCAT encodes:
- the cydB gene encoding cytochrome d ubiquinol oxidase subunit II; translation: MFDYEVLRFIWWVLVGVLLIGFAVTDGFDMGVGILVRIIGKTDTERRVMINAIAPHWDGNQVWLITAGGALFAAWPMVYAAAFSGFYVAMILVLAALFFRPVGFDYRSKLENSRWRNMWDWGIFVGSFVPALVFGVAFGNLLQGVPFHMDEYLRLFYTGNFFQLLNPFGLLAGVVSLTMLITQGATYLQMRTTGEIHLRSRAAAQIATLIMAVCFLLAGIWLVKGIDGYVVTSALNTAAESNPLRKEVAHQAGAWLINFNNYPALWALPALGVVLPLFTLLFSRLERGALAFLTSSLTIACVILTAGVTMFPFVMPSSTNPNMSLTMWDATSSLLTLKVMTVVAIIFVPIVLGYTCWAYYKMFGRLDKNFIENNKHSLY